Proteins encoded together in one Quercus lobata isolate SW786 chromosome 3, ValleyOak3.0 Primary Assembly, whole genome shotgun sequence window:
- the LOC115981577 gene encoding kinesin-like protein KIN-14U, with the protein MFISTEEKQIPLPSEKAMESLKSSPMGSNQDSLDGFSPVSEFHDSPSIPVICTDVNVVPEQEKHELEQSILNLEGEVARLRLKGKSLAEKRREALNKILDIKGSVRVFCRVRPMLLTDKKRIHEPISAGSEKIAVKLAGTRKEFEFDKVFQQETSQEDVFAEVEPILKSALDGHNVCVFAYGQTGTGKTFTMDGTDEKPGILPRALNELFHQASFDNSYSLSFSMSMLEVYMGHVRDLLAPKPLYRAYEALTRCNLNIQTDSKGSVEIEGLTDVPIPDIAKARWWYTKGRRVRSTAWTNVNEASSRSHCLTRITIYRRGDALEAKAPISKLWMVDLGGSERLLKTGATGLTLDEGRAINLSLSALGDVIAALRKRKAHVPYRNSKLTQLLKDSLGDHSKVLMLVHVSPCETDVAETICSLSFAKRARGIESNRELPEELKRQREKKIMLLEEDIREAEEECQKVRNQIHKAEILLSENKGLFSTTYGLLEEEAKIPISPKIDLKEAIGIPQTTKKNIKRNRSKSQPRFMTSTAASRERHSAVEKEIVGRARSFRSVTRSSNQFSPSQSLSYSEPRFRAILQSSSRKSRYAETKTLPGDSPKCNGSDLKVDSLPRNKIVTSSDPNLRVTICRHRRRMSDLI; encoded by the exons ATGTTCATTTCCACTGAGGAAAAACAGATCCCATTGCCTTCAGAAAAGGCAATGGAGTCCTTGAAATCATCCCCAATGGGATCAAACCAAGATTCCCTTGATGGGTTCTCACCAGTTTCTGAATTTCACGATTCACCATCCATTCCTGTCATCTGTACCGATGTCAATGTTGTCCCTGAGCAAGAAAAGCATGAGCTTGAGCAGTCAATACTGAATCTAGAAG GGGAAGTTGCACGGTTGAGGCTGAAGGGGAAATCATTGGCTGAGAAACGGAGAGAAGCGTTGAATAAGATATTAGATATCAAAG GTAGCGTTCGGGTATTTTGTCGAGTTCGACCAATGCTTTTGACAGACAAGAAAAGAATTCATGAACCCATTTCAGCTGGATCGGAGAAGATTGCGGTTAAGTTGGCTGGAACAAGGAAAGAATTCGAATTTGATAAAGTGTTTCAACAAGAAACAAGCCAAG aGGATGTTTTTGCTGAGGTGGAACCAATCCTCAAATCTGCACTTGATGGACATAATGTGTGTGTTTTCGCCTACGGTCAAACTGGCACAGGGAAGACATTTACCATG GATGGAACAGATGAGAAACCAGGAATTCTTCCTCGAGCTCTGAATGAGCTCTTCCATCAAGCCTCTTTTGATAACTCGTATTCTTTATCATTTTCGATGAGCATGTTGGAGGTTTACATGGGTCATGTTCGAGATCTGCTGGCTCCAAAACCACTCTATAGAGCATATGAAGCTCTAACAAGATG CAACCTCAACATTCAAACAGATTCAAAGGGATCGGTGGAAATTGAGGGTCTCACGGATGTTCCAATTCCAGATATTGCAAAGGCCAGATGGTGGTATACTAAGGGGAGACGTGTTAGATCCACTGCTTGGACTAATGTGAATGAGGCGTCTAGCAGGTCACACTG CTTAACGAGGATCACCATTTATCGACGTGGGGATGCTTTGGAAGCTAAAGCACCAATAAGCAAACTGTGGATGGTTGATCTAGGAGGAAGCGAGCGCTTATTGAAAACAGGAGCCACTGGACTAACACTTGATGAAGGAAGAGCcataaatctctctctttcagCTTTAGGTGATGTTATTGCAGCTTTGAGGAAGAGGAAGGCACATGTTCCTTACAG AAATAGCAAGCTAACTCAACTTCTCAAGGATTCCTTAG GTGATCACTCGAAAGTTTTAATGCTTGTGCATGTAAGTCCGTGTGAAACTGATGTTGCAGAGACCATCTGCTCTTTGAGCTTTGCTAAGAGAGCAAGAGGAATCGAGTCCAATAGAGAACTTCCAGAG GAATTAAAAaggcaaagagaaaaaaagatcatGTTGCTTGAGGAAGACATAAGAGAAGCTGAAGAAGAATGCCAGAAAGTTAGGAATCAAATACACAAGGCTGAAATTCTGTTGAGTGAAAACAAAGGGCTATTCTCAACTACTTATGGTCTTCTTGAAGAAGAAGCCAAGATCCCCATAAGCCCCAAAATAGATTTGAAAGAAGCTATTGGAATACCTcaaacaaccaagaaaaatattaaacGAAATCGTTCCAAGTCTCAGCCTCGTTTCATGACTTCCACTGCGGCCAGTCGTGAAAGGCACAGTGCCGTAGAAAAAGAGATTGTTGGAAGAGCAAGAAGTTTTAGATCAGTGACAAGAAGTTCAAACCAGTTTTCACCTTCCCAATCACTTAGTTATTCAGAACCTCGTTTCAGGGCAATTTTACAAAGCTCAAGTAGAAAATCTCGATATGCTGAGACAAAAACTCTCCCTGGAGACAGTCCCAAATGCAATGGCTCAGATTTGAAGGTGGACTCCTTGCCAAGAAACAAGATTGTCACTTCATCAGATCCAAATTTGAGAGTTACAATTTGTCGTCATAGAAGAAGGATGTCTGATCTAATCTAA